Sequence from the Pedobacter sp. D749 genome:
ACGTAAGCCTTTAAGCCTAAAAGATATTTGATGGCTAATGAGGTTATCTATTCCGCCGTTTTTATCAAAAAAGCTAAAATTTACAAAAAGAAATATCTTTCTTTAGTAGACGATCTACGAACTAGAAGAAAAACTTTTAGAAAATCCTGAACAGAGAAATGATCTGGGTGCAGGTTTATACAAAATTAGACTTGCTGTAAAAAGCAAAGGAAAAGGTAAAAGCGGAGGATTTAGGATAATAACTTATTTAGTTTCAAATATGCCAGATGGCGTCATTATCAATATGCTTACTCTATATGATAAATCAGAGGAAAGTACTATTAATAAAAAAGAACTTCAGAAAATAATTAAGGCATTATAATTTCCTAATAACAGTTTTAATATACATGAAGCCATCCTGATTTCCACAAGGAATAATTACAAATCATGATCGTTTCATCACCAGAGAAATAAAATATAAACAAATGAAAGTTTCAGTATTGGCCAGTTCATTAATCGGCTCAGAAATTATAAAAATCGGTAATGAAGTTAACGAAATGAAGCGCAAAGGTGCTTCGATCGCTAATTTAACCATAGGCGATTTTGACGCAAACATTTATCCGATCCCAACCGAATTAAAGGCTGGAATCGTTGATGCTTACCATGCCAACCAAACCAATTATCCACCAGCTGATGGAGTTTTGCCTTTACGCGAAACGGTTTCAGAATTATTGAAGGATAGATTCGGATTGGAGTACAACACCAATAGCATTTTAGTTTCTGGTGGTTCGCGCCCTTTAATTTATGCTACTTATCTGGCGTTGGTTGATCCGGGAGATACCGTGGTTTTTCCTGCTCCATCCTGGAACAACAACCATTATTCTCATTTAACATCTGCCAAAACCATCGCAGTAGAAACCGATGCTGCGCATAATTTTATGCCAACAGCTGCGCAATTGAAACCGCATTTAAAGGGGGCAACTTTATTGGCTTTATGTTCGCCATTAAATCCAACCGGAACCATGTTCGATGCAGATTCGCTGGCTGAAATCTGTGATGCGGTATTAGCAGAAAATGCTTCGCGTGGTGCCAACGAAAAGCCATTATACATGATGTACGATCAGATTTATTCGCTTTTAACTTTCGGAAAAGAGCATGTAAATCCAGTTTCTTTGCGCCCGGAGATGAGACCGTTTACCGTTTTTGTTGATGGTAGTTCGAAATGTTTAGCGGCAACCGGTGTGCGTGTAGGATGGGGCTTTGGTCCGGAGGATATTATCAATAGAATGAAAGCTTTGGTAGGTCATATGGGTGCCTGGGCGCCAAAAGCCGAGCAGGTTGCCATGTCTAATTATTTTAACGATAAAGCACAGGTTGATACTTTCTTAACCAGTTTTAAAGGTCAGATTCAAGATAGCTTAAATGCACTTTATAATGGTTTTAACGAATTAAAAGCAGAGGGTTTTAATGTTGATGCTGTTGAGCCAATGGGCGCAATTTATCTGACTATTAAAATCGATTATATCGGAAAAACCACTGAAGATGGTCAAGTTTTAAAAGACAGTGCAGATGTGAATTTCTATCTGATTAAAGAAGCTGGGGCAGCTTTAGTTCCATTCTCTGCATTTGGGAATGAAGATAGCATGCCTTGGTTCAGGGCATCAGTAGGGGCTTGTACTTTACAAGATATTAAAGATATGTTGCCAAGGATTAAAAAAGCATTAAGCAAGTTAAAATAGATAAAATTGGACACCCATTCAAACAATTACGGGAGATGGGTGTTCAAATAAAAATCTCATTTTACGCTTTATGGAACCCAAATATACGCCTCAAGGATACGCTTCCCCATCAGCTATTCTTACTTCTCTTGCCATCGGTATTTTGGCATCTTTTATTCTGCCTCTTTTTTATATTATTCTTGGTAGACTGATTCCCAATATTTGGTTCATCGCTATTATCGCTGTGTTTTTGGGAATGGGATTGGGTTTTAGTATTGATATTGGTGTCAGAATCGGAAAGCTCAGGAATAAAAAGATCGTTACCATCATTGCAATCTTCTGTGGACTGTTTGCCTTTTATATTCAATGGGTATTCTTCGATACCTTAGCCTACAGTAATAAGGGTTTTACCTTTAACCTGGATAGCGCAGATTTAAAGATTTTGGCTTCTGATTTCTTTTTCCTTTTTACCCATCCTAATATTTTGATTCAGGAAATTATTAATCTGAATAAAATAGGTACATTTCGCATCGAAAGTACAGGTACCATTAGTGGCGTATTGTTGTGGATTATTTGGGCTGGAGAGTTTGTCGTTATTCTTGGGGGCGCCATTTTTGCCGTTCTCAATGGTCAGGCAAGCATGCCATACTCGGAAATAAATGACCAGTGGATGAAAAGACGTAAAATCCATAACCGTATTCCTGTAGTTGTAAATAAAGAAGAAATTTTAAATGAGCTTGTTAAAAGAGATTTTACAGTCTTGAATGATCATCCTTCCTTGCATAGCGAAACAAATTATGCCGAAGTAATTATTTTCGAATCAACAGGAGATTCGACAAAGTATATCAATATAATTAACGTGACCAACCTAACCGGTAAACCAAAAGATAAAAAAGTGAAGAGTATAATTAAATATTATGCGCTTCAGAATGCGAATATTTAAATAAGGCTATTTCAGGTCAAAACCATAATTCTAGGCAAGAACCAATGTTTTTCTATTTTTTTTATTCGATATAACATAAAAAACCTCGCAGGTTTTAAAACCAACGAGGTCAATTTACAATTTTGACTAAGGACTAAGGACTAAGGACTAAGGACCCCCAACTAATCTTCCCTGCTTCCATCATCAGCCATCCTTACCATTTTAGGCTCAAATTTAGCCACTACATCAACAAGTTCAGTTTGTGCGGCCATTACTTTGTGGATGTCTTTATAAGCCATTGGTGCCTCATCTAAGCCGGCTCCAATTAAAGTAACATTATGATCCTTTAAAATGGCTTTCATATCCGATTTGGTAATCGATTGAATCGCTTTGGTTCGGCTCATTTGTCTACCTGCGCCATGTGATGCTGAATTGATTGCATTCATATCACCTTTTCCCCTAACCAGAAATCCTGGTGCTGTCATACTGCCGGGGATAATCCCCATTACGCCTTTACCAGCCGGTGTAGCTCCTTTACGGTGAACAATCACTTCTTCACCATTAAACATTTCTTTCCAGGCAAAATTATGGTGGTTTTCTACTTTCGCCAAAACTTTAGCACCAATGGCTTTAGTCAACCTTTTATGGATCACTTCATGACAGGCAGAAGCATAATCACCAGCTAAATTCATGGCAATCCAATACTCTTGTCCTTCGGCAGAATTTAAATCCAAATAAGCAAGGTTTGCAGCCTCTTTAGGAAGTTTACAGATATCTTTTGCCAGCTTGGTATAATGTCCTGCAACAGTCGCACCAAATCCACGGGAACCTGAATGGGTTAACAATGCTACGTAACGGCCCTTATCGATATTTAAAACCTCATCACGTTCCGCAAAGTCGATAATTCCCCATTCTACAAAGTGGTTTCCACCACCCGAAGTGCCCAATTGAGCCCAGGCTTTTCCATGTAGATTTTTTAGGAAAGGGGTGCTGCTGAAAGCCTCATTCTCTAAAACATCATGATCAGCTTTTTCATTACCTGTAAAATTTTGACCTGCACCAAATTTGGTAAAGGCAATTAATTCACGTTTGTACATCGCATCCTTCCCGAAATAATGTTTTTCTGGGATATCGAAAATACTCAAAGCCATACGGCAACCGATATCTACTCCGACACCATATGGAATAATCGCATTTCTCGTAGCCAATACGCCGCCGATGGGCAAACCATAACCTTGGTGGGCATCAGGCATTAATGCACCTGCTACAGTAACCGGTAATTTCATAGCAATATCCATTTGATTTCGGGCGCCTTCTTCAATATAATCAGGGCCAAATACCGAGTAGGGTTTCACATGGTTTACCAGTTTTATAGTTTCATCTTTTTGTGCATTGGCTTCTTCAATCACAGCAGTTGCAAGTGGGTTTAATACTTCGTCATCCAAAAAACTTTCCGGATAATCTTTTACTTTTTTAAATAAGGCTAATAATTCTTTTTCTTCAATATCCGCAAAATTTTCTTTCAGGATAGCTAAAGCCAGGCCTACTACTTTTCCTTCGGTATAACCTATTTCGATCAGGTTATTACCTGTTATGTTGTTGTTCATTGTTTTGTTTTTTTAATTGGCATAAAGTGCTGCTCGCATTTCTACAAGTAAACATTCAATTTGTCGCTCATCTGGTTTATCCTGAAGTTTACTTGTAAGCGTTTCTTGCTCAATTTGTAGCATCAGTTTTTCTGCCATTTTTAATACTTCATCATAATCAAAATCTCCTCTTTTTATCGAAAGAAGTTCATCTCTGTTTTGCCGTTTCACGGTAAGTTTTCCATCACGCGCAATTTCTAGTGCCACTTGCAAAAGCCTTATGGTATGCATCATGTTTTTCGCGTCGTAATCTTTGCCATGTGTCTTATTTAACTTATATCGTTCCTCATTCCGTTTTTCTACCCATTCCCAATATTCGTTATGTTCCTTGCAATAGGAGGAATAACTATCCTGATTGAAAAACAAATACCCAATTTCTTTTTCTCCGTTAGGTATAGAGGATACTGAGACATCATTAGCGTTTTCCTTATTTGCAATCCCTTTGTAACCAAATCTCTTTTCTGCATCATAAAATAGCGCATAAAGGTTTTTAGCATTTGGAATTTTAGATAAGCCGCAATCCACCTTAGAAATATTATGTTTTTTAATCCACGTATTTGCTTTAACCGATGAATAATTCTCTGTAATGAAACAAAAATCCAAGACCGTTTTTCTCTTTTTTGGCATCGGGTTTAATATTTTCTTGTTCAAGCCCTTTGCTTTTCTGATCTGTGTCAAGGCATATCCACCAAAGGTATCTTTGCATAGTTTCGACAAAATCATATCGATATTTAGCCTATTCATTATGGGATGCTTGTATAAGATGCATTCTTCTGGAGTAGCTAAAATTTCTACGATGTTTGGGTTGTTCTTGATCAATAACTCGACAAACCGGCCGATTTCATAATATACTTCGTCGTTGCTTTCATTGCTGATCTGAGGGATATATCTCAACCCAAAAAACATTTCTTTTGGCATATAATATATTCCTTTAAGATCAGTGTCTGACTGTGGCGTATCCAATCCGTAAGCTTTGCTGCCGCTTAAACATTCAAATAAAAGTAGGTTCTGATCTTTTAAATCTTTAATCGTCATAATGGCTTATTGTATTTCTAAAAAAGGTATCGAGCATTTCGGTATCAAAACTTTCTTTCGGCAAATCTTTAGCTCCTTCAGTACAGCTTTTAAATTCATCATCAATATACCTTCGCAAGTTGGGGTCTATTTTGATGATAAAAGCCTCTGCGGAAGTAGATTTTAGCACAATCAGATCTTTAACCAATGTTTGAAGGTACTCTGGCATTATCGTTAAAAGTGGACCAATGGTCATTGGAGCAATTGTATTTTTCTCTAAACACCATTTTGCCGAAAGTAAAGGTCGCAGTACGTAAAAAAGTTTTTTGATCTTAATTTCGTCACCATTTATTATCGTATCCAATGCACTATGTGCTATTCCTAAATAATGATTAATATTCGTTTTTCTATAAAAATAAGACTGGCACAATGTCCATAGTTCGTTTCTAAAATCATCTTGTTCTCCGTATATAATAGGCGATTGCAGCCATTCGAAAGGAGTAGTGTTCGATTTCCGGATCAGTTTAAGTACCTTTTTTATATCCCAACCATAAATATCAAGTTCGTCGTTGATCGGAAAACCCAATTGATCATCCTTTTCTGAAACAGAAAGATAGTAGTTAAGCGGGCGAACATAAATAAAGCGAACATCAAAATCGCTGTCCGGTGATGGAAATTCCCATCCGCGACTTCCCGATTCGCAGGCAAATAATATTTTGATATCATTTGATCGTTCGATTTCTGCAAGTCTGTTTATTATGTTGGTTTTCATTTCATTCTTAATTAATCCCCGGCAGGCAACATTCACCTGACCGAGGGGTTTCTAAATTTAGTTTATTTTACGAAAATCTGTTTCAATTGATCTACAATTTGTCCACTGCCCGATAAGCTGATGTTATTGATTTTCTCCGCGATTTTCTCAACGTATTCCATCTCTTTCAACTTATACAACATGTTATTGTCTTCCATCAATTTAGCAGTATTCAGCAAACTTCTGGTCGAGGCCGTTTCTTCTCTTCGGGTAATGATATTGGCTTGTGCCCTTTTTTCGGCAACTAAAACCTGGTTCATAATCTCCTTAACGTCACCAGGTAAAACAATATCTTTAACACCACAGTTCGTTAATTTTACACCCAGGTTTTCAACTTTATCCAAAGTGATGGCCATTACCATTTCGGCAATTTTTTCTTTGCTTTCCATCAATTCGTCAAAAGTCATAAGGCCAATAGATTCTCTTAACGCTAATTGCATAGTGATATACAATTGTTTTTCGAATTCTTTGTTCTCCAATAAGGCTTTGATGATGTCATCAACTTTATATTGAGTGCTGAAATTCACCCTCAATTGTGCTTTATCCTTTGTTAAGATTTCTTGTCCGATGATTTCCATATTCAATTGCCTCATATCGGTTTTCAAAACTTGAATGGTGGTACTGTTTTTCCAGTAAACATAGTTTCCGGCTTCCAATACGTGTTCAAATTTACCATCAATAAATAACAAGGCCTTTTCGAAAGATTCTACCTTATAGGCTCTGATGTAATTTAATAATGGTGCTTTCTCCAACAAGTTTTTATCAATTGCTTGGTCAATATTAATGTTACTGATGTCTACCTTAACAAAATCATATGTTGACAAACCTTTCCAGATGGCATGTCTGCCAGCGGTTAAAACAGATTTGAAATTTTTGTTTTGATAAAGCAAGGCCAATTCGTTGTCGGCAACGCTTACTAAGTGAATCAAATTCACAAAATCTGCATTTTCCAGCAAAATATCCAATTCGGCAACCGAGTAATAGTACTCCTTGGCCATGTCGTATAATGTCATACTTTCGCCAAAACCTAACCAGTAAGTTCCAGCTGTTAAAACGTTTTTTAATTTTCCTTTTTTAAACACCAATCCAACATAATTGGTGTTAATACTTACTCTTTTCATGTTTTTTGATGTTAAGATTTATAATTATTTGATTTTTTCTTTACAAAGCATTGCAAAAGCGCATTCATTTGTTTCTTGCGGAAGTAAGAAGAATTATGATGTTTTTAAGAATGAAATCAAGCTTTATTAAGTAGGTAAATCCGAGGATTTAAATAAATTTTTCGGCGAGATTTGATTTTTAAATCAGCTCTTTCATCGTTTTTACTTACAAAGCAAAAGGCAAATTGCGTTTCAGATTTATCAAAAATCTTAAAGCCGAATTCGGTTTTACAATGCTGTTCTTTCGAGCGATTTTAAAAGTTGCTCCTCTTTTTGTTTTGGAGTTTAAGTCCTAAACGCTTACCAATTAGCTATTCCAAGTGACGGTTGGAAGCAGGATTCGAACCTGCATGGTTTGGTTGTTATTCTACCCCTGAATTATTCCGATTGCTCGGAAGTGGGATTCGAACCCACGACACACAACGTGTTTAGACAGTCTATCATAATTCTTGTCAGCATATTCTACGCAAATTGCCCGAATACTTTGGGGCTATTCTGAAACCCGCAACAATGGATAAGTTTTATTTAGTATTGCCATTCCGATTATTCATCGGAATTTCTTTATATATATTGATTTACCTAAACTGTTTAATTGCTGCCATTAACCCTGTTCCGCATATACGGAACAGGGGCTTCATATTTTGCTGTTCTAATTGATCAGCATGGCGGAGAGCGCGTATTATTGAAACAGTTTAATTGTATTGTAAATCAGTTATTTATTATTCATATTTTTCAAAGAACTTCATTATCGACTGGCGACATTACAAAGATGCTACTACCACTACGCGGCTGATTTGCGTAGTAAAAATTATTTTGCCTATAATGTGTCAATTGCTTGATAACTAGAGTGATAATTTTAATTTTTCCATCATATTATTTCTTTTATCCTCCAATTGCGCAGTTGTATTGCGTAGATGATAAATGCTTTGCTATATTTAGTTAAGTTTTCCGATCAGATTTTTAGCTTTAAACTCAAATTGATTAAAAATGGCAGTAAATAAATTAGCACTTATCCGGTATAAAACCATCGACGATTGTTTGAAAAACCGTTTTCGTAAATGGACATTGGAAGATCTTATAGAAAAGGTGTCTACAACCCTCTACGAACTCGAAGGCATTACCTCAGGAGTAAGCAAGCGGACCATCCAGGCGGATATTCAACTGATGCGAAGCGATAAGTTGGGCTACAATGCGCCGATTATAGTGAAGGATAAACGCTTCTATGCATACGAAGATGCTGGTTTCAGTATTACCAAAGCGCCGATCAATAACGCTGATGTAGATAAGATGAAAGAAATTGTTGGTGTACTGAAACAATTTAATGCTTTTAATTATTTCGACGAAATGAGCGATATGATTGCCCGATTGGAAAATAACCTCTACAAATCAACCAAACAAAGCGGTAATAACATCCAGTTGGAAAGTAATAAGTTGGTAAAAGGATTGGAATGTATTCCGCCATTGTACCAGGCGGTTTTAAATAAGCGTTCGTTATTGATTGAATATAAATCGTTCAAGGCGCAACAATCGCAACAGGGGATTTATTTTCCGTATCTATTAAAAGAGTACAGAAACAGATGGTTTTTGATCTGTAAAGCAAAAAAAAGAGCAGGAATTTTAAACTTAGCTTTAGATCGAATCATAGAATTTCAGGAACTGCCCAACGAAGAATTTGTTGCTTACAAAGGGGTAGATTTCGACCGCTATTACGATGATTTAATCGGCGTAACCAAAAATGAAAGCGACCGGGCTCAAAAGGTCATTCTGGAATTTACCAATGACCATGCGCCTTATGTGGTTACCAAACCTTTACATTCTTCGCAGGTGGTGTTAAGTAAAAACGACAAAACAACAACGTTTAGGATTGATGTGGTTTTGAACTACGAACTGGAGCGTGAAATTCTGGGCTTTGGTGAGTGTGTTAAGGTGCTTTCCCCAAGATTGTTGATTTCGAAAATTAAAAGAAGATTGGCGCAAACTTATAAGCAATACGCAATGAATGAAAGTACCAATGCCGAAATATTGAACCCCTAAGATTCGGACATTAACCGTTAATTAATAATGTTAACCGTAATCTGATGTTTAAACAAGGTAAAATCCTTCACCGAGTGTAATGAATAAGATACGGGATAAGCAATAGCTGTATTGTTAAATGCCTCAAATTCCTGCACCAGTGCTTTGATCTCGTTCAGATTTTTAGCAATCCTGATAAACGATTTTTCGCTTCCTCCCCTGGCATAAAAAGTAACTTTTGCTGTGCTTAAAGATTGAATTTGTGCGGATGTTAACTCCTGTTTTAAAAGCACGGCTTTTAATGCAGTTTTCAATGCGGCAAAATCG
This genomic interval carries:
- a CDS encoding pyridoxal phosphate-dependent aminotransferase, with translation MKVSVLASSLIGSEIIKIGNEVNEMKRKGASIANLTIGDFDANIYPIPTELKAGIVDAYHANQTNYPPADGVLPLRETVSELLKDRFGLEYNTNSILVSGGSRPLIYATYLALVDPGDTVVFPAPSWNNNHYSHLTSAKTIAVETDAAHNFMPTAAQLKPHLKGATLLALCSPLNPTGTMFDADSLAEICDAVLAENASRGANEKPLYMMYDQIYSLLTFGKEHVNPVSLRPEMRPFTVFVDGSSKCLAATGVRVGWGFGPEDIINRMKALVGHMGAWAPKAEQVAMSNYFNDKAQVDTFLTSFKGQIQDSLNALYNGFNELKAEGFNVDAVEPMGAIYLTIKIDYIGKTTEDGQVLKDSADVNFYLIKEAGAALVPFSAFGNEDSMPWFRASVGACTLQDIKDMLPRIKKALSKLK
- a CDS encoding RtcB family protein, which produces MNNNITGNNLIEIGYTEGKVVGLALAILKENFADIEEKELLALFKKVKDYPESFLDDEVLNPLATAVIEEANAQKDETIKLVNHVKPYSVFGPDYIEEGARNQMDIAMKLPVTVAGALMPDAHQGYGLPIGGVLATRNAIIPYGVGVDIGCRMALSIFDIPEKHYFGKDAMYKRELIAFTKFGAGQNFTGNEKADHDVLENEAFSSTPFLKNLHGKAWAQLGTSGGGNHFVEWGIIDFAERDEVLNIDKGRYVALLTHSGSRGFGATVAGHYTKLAKDICKLPKEAANLAYLDLNSAEGQEYWIAMNLAGDYASACHEVIHKRLTKAIGAKVLAKVENHHNFAWKEMFNGEEVIVHRKGATPAGKGVMGIIPGSMTAPGFLVRGKGDMNAINSASHGAGRQMSRTKAIQSITKSDMKAILKDHNVTLIGAGLDEAPMAYKDIHKVMAAQTELVDVVAKFEPKMVRMADDGSRED
- a CDS encoding DNA polymerase beta superfamily protein; protein product: MTIKDLKDQNLLLFECLSGSKAYGLDTPQSDTDLKGIYYMPKEMFFGLRYIPQISNESNDEVYYEIGRFVELLIKNNPNIVEILATPEECILYKHPIMNRLNIDMILSKLCKDTFGGYALTQIRKAKGLNKKILNPMPKKRKTVLDFCFITENYSSVKANTWIKKHNISKVDCGLSKIPNAKNLYALFYDAEKRFGYKGIANKENANDVSVSSIPNGEKEIGYLFFNQDSYSSYCKEHNEYWEWVEKRNEERYKLNKTHGKDYDAKNMMHTIRLLQVALEIARDGKLTVKRQNRDELLSIKRGDFDYDEVLKMAEKLMLQIEQETLTSKLQDKPDERQIECLLVEMRAALYAN
- a CDS encoding nucleotidyltransferase domain-containing protein, whose translation is MKTNIINRLAEIERSNDIKILFACESGSRGWEFPSPDSDFDVRFIYVRPLNYYLSVSEKDDQLGFPINDELDIYGWDIKKVLKLIRKSNTTPFEWLQSPIIYGEQDDFRNELWTLCQSYFYRKTNINHYLGIAHSALDTIINGDEIKIKKLFYVLRPLLSAKWCLEKNTIAPMTIGPLLTIMPEYLQTLVKDLIVLKSTSAEAFIIKIDPNLRRYIDDEFKSCTEGAKDLPKESFDTEMLDTFFRNTISHYDD
- a CDS encoding slipin family protein, whose translation is MKRVSINTNYVGLVFKKGKLKNVLTAGTYWLGFGESMTLYDMAKEYYYSVAELDILLENADFVNLIHLVSVADNELALLYQNKNFKSVLTAGRHAIWKGLSTYDFVKVDISNINIDQAIDKNLLEKAPLLNYIRAYKVESFEKALLFIDGKFEHVLEAGNYVYWKNSTTIQVLKTDMRQLNMEIIGQEILTKDKAQLRVNFSTQYKVDDIIKALLENKEFEKQLYITMQLALRESIGLMTFDELMESKEKIAEMVMAITLDKVENLGVKLTNCGVKDIVLPGDVKEIMNQVLVAEKRAQANIITRREETASTRSLLNTAKLMEDNNMLYKLKEMEYVEKIAEKINNISLSGSGQIVDQLKQIFVK
- a CDS encoding YafY family protein; its protein translation is MAVNKLALIRYKTIDDCLKNRFRKWTLEDLIEKVSTTLYELEGITSGVSKRTIQADIQLMRSDKLGYNAPIIVKDKRFYAYEDAGFSITKAPINNADVDKMKEIVGVLKQFNAFNYFDEMSDMIARLENNLYKSTKQSGNNIQLESNKLVKGLECIPPLYQAVLNKRSLLIEYKSFKAQQSQQGIYFPYLLKEYRNRWFLICKAKKRAGILNLALDRIIEFQELPNEEFVAYKGVDFDRYYDDLIGVTKNESDRAQKVILEFTNDHAPYVVTKPLHSSQVVLSKNDKTTTFRIDVVLNYELEREILGFGECVKVLSPRLLISKIKRRLAQTYKQYAMNESTNAEILNP